The Paenibacillus sp. FSL H7-0357 nucleotide sequence AGCCAGGCATTAACCGGCCGCCTGCATCAGACAAATAGGATATTTTCCCGTCAATTCCCCGCAGCAGTTTATCGTAAATATTCTCAACGCCAGTGATGCCCTGATTATCAATTCCCGTGAACCCAAGAATATGGGCCGCCAAATCCCCGTAAGGATAATAACGTTTGTTGTCCTCAGCGACAACGATGCCCGGCAGCTGCAAATCACGGATGCTTGCGGCAAGCTCCATCGTAATTTTGCGGCCGCCGGGCTGTAACTTCACCGAAGACTTCCCTTTAGACAGCAGCGTCACTAGCTTCACCTCAGTCATGCCGAGTAGTGGAGCCAGCTGTTGTGCTGTTCCTTGCTTATCCTTCACCTGCACAGGAACCGCATAAATCGTAGGCGAGCTGACATTATAGGCCAGTGACGTCCCTTCACGGTCCAATATTTCACCGCGTTTTGCAGTAAAAGGTATGTCACGGCGCAGCAAATTTTCCGCCTTGGCGCTGAGTTCTTCACCTTTGGACAACTGCACATAGGCAAGACGCACGGCCAGAGAGCCGAACAATACGGCCAATCCCAGCAGCGTCCACAGCATTCTCTGCCGAGTTACGACTTTCGAAACCTTCATTCCGTTCTCCCCGCTTTCGCTCGTATAGACATGATCTCTTATCTCATGACTATTCGGGACAAACAGGGCTTAGAACAGCCTGTACGATTGCCGCTCATACGCTAATCAGGCTAACACGGTTTTACCGCTGCCGGAACGGCTTTGGTTCACTTCTTTAAATAGCCTGAGATCCCCGGCTACTCTTCCGCTGCATCCTCCACCGGCTCCGTAACCGGAATATCCTCACCGTATTCATTGATCGGATTGAGCTTCAGAGTAACCAGTGGCTTGCCATTTTTGATGCCTTCCGTTTGCTCGGAGACATACCCTTCGCCATCCACTGCAATGCCGATCTTCAGAAGATTGAGAATTTCCAGTGCATCCCGCAGGGATTGACCGCGCAAATCCGGAATGGTCTGTTTCTCCCCCTGCTGAGTTAACAGGTAAATGCGCTGTCCTGTTGCAAGCACAGTTCCTTTCTCTGGGTACTGGCTGACCACAGTAGCTCCTTGACCCACCGTTTCAAAATCATATCCCCCATTGATGAGCAGCTCTCTGGCTGCCTTCACGGTTTTGCTGGTCAGATCAGGTGCCTTGCGCTGTACAGAGGCTTGCGCCTTGACCGTTTTCTTGCCGCTGTCGGTATCGCTCGTGTCACCCATTTTGGGCACGCCCATATAGGGCAGCGCCTGGGATACGATCTCCTGGAACACCGGGCCCGCTGCGATACCGCCGCCGGCAGCGTCGGCAGGCTCGTCAATAATGACATAGACAGCGATCTTCGGATCATTGACCGGTGCGTATCCGAGAAAGGAAGAGCGCACCTTGTCCCGGTCATAACCACCCTTGCCGTCAGGCTTGATCGCCGTCCCGGTCTTGCCCGCCACACGATAGCCCTCAATGTAGGCGTGTCTCCCGGTCCCATGCTGCAAATCCGCAACAACCTGCTCCAGATAGCTTCCGGTCTCGCGTGCGCTTTCCTTCGAGATAACCTGACGCACAACCTCAGGCTGGGTGACCGTTGTCTTCCCGGTATTCGGATCGGTAATTTCCTTGACGACATGAGGTACCATCAGCTTGCCGCCGTTCGCAATCGCTGCCACCGCCGTAAGCTGTTGGATCGGAGTAACGAGCAATTTCCCGTGACCGTAAGAAAGTGTAGCATTTTCCGACACATTGTTCGGGTCTGGGTTAACGAGCCCGATGATTTCTCCCGGAAGGTCGATGCCTGTTTTATCTTTGAAACCAAAATCAGTGATATATTGCAACAGCCTTTCCTTTCCAAGCATTTCATAGCCTAGCTTGACAAAAGCTACGTTGCTGGAACGTTTAACCCCTTCAAGGTAAGTGATTTCACCCCATCCTACTCTGTTGATATCAGGAATAGGCTTGCGCAAACCCTTGAGTTTGATTTGGCCGGACTTAAAATAGGCATTCGGATCAAAGAGGTTTTCCTCCACCGCACCGGCCAGCGTTACAACCTTGAACGTCGAGCCCGGCTCAAATCTCGACATGATGGCGTGGTTATAGAAGTCCCCCGGTTTCGTTTCCGAATTCCAGAATTCATTGGGATTGAAGGTAGGCAAATTGGCCAGGCCCAGAATCTCCATCGTGTTCGGGTCGGCGGCAATCACACTTATGGACTTTGGTTTGTACAGCTCATAAGCCTTTTTCATCGCTTCTTCGATGTAATACTGAATTGTGCTGTCGATGGTCAGCTTGAAATCACTGCCGTTCACGACAGGCTGAAAAGTATCCTGTGAGTCAGGCAGCTTGAATCCTTTGCCGTCACTCTGGTAATAGAGCTTGCCGTCGACGCCTTTAAGCTGCTTGTCGAAATATTTCTCCAGCCCCGCTATGGCAATACCGTCTCTGTCGGTATAACCCAAAATATGCGCGGCAAGTGTTTTCTTGGGATAATAACGTCTCTGCTCCCTGACCGTGCCGACGCCGGTTTCGAGAATATCATGCTCCTTGCGGAGCTTTTCGATAAAAGCGTCCACCTTGTCCTTCATTTCCTGGTCGATTTTCCAGCCTTCGGTACGGACCTCGCGATTCTTGAGAAAATTGCCTTTATCATCCTTGGCCTCAACCAGTATCTTCAACTGATCCACCGGCTTGTTCAGCAGGTCATGCAGACCCTGAATAACTTCTTCCCCGATTTTCAGTTCAGCAATGACCGCGGGGTCCACCACAACGGTATACGCCGGGACATCACTAGCCAGAACAATGCCGTTACGGTCTTCAATCGTTCCCCGCACCGCTTTAATAACCGATTTATGGGCCCACTGCTCGGCCGCCTTTTCCTGCCAGGACTCGCTTTGCAGAACCTGTATCCAGAAGACCCGGGCGACTAAAACAAGAAAAAAGAGGGTAATACACCCTCCTATAAACAGCGTGCGAAGTTTTATTCTTTTTACCATAAGGAAACCTCACAAACTCTATTATTGCGACTTCTGCCAATCGCTATTGGTTGTCTCCGTCAGTTGAAGTACTACCCACCGGCACATAAATAGTGGTATCCTCAGGCGGCTGCACGTATCCCAGCTTTTTTGCCTTCTCGATTACCAGCTGCTCTAAATTCTGCTTCTCCATCTGATATGTGGCAATCTGCTTTTTGTTGTTTGCAATTTCGCTGTCCAGCTTCTGAGCCTGCAAGTTCAAATCATAAATGTGGACGTAACGCCAAATCAGGGCGACAGCCACCAGCACGAATGCTCCCAGTGTCAGCATATACATCAGCTTCTCCTGCAGTGGAATCACCATCCGCCTAGTGACAACTTTTGTCTTCTCGCGGTAAAGCGGGTTTACCTCTTCTTTTCTCTTGGGTTGAACTGCTAAATTGCCGCGGGTATAGGCCATCTCTGACTCTCCTTTATCGTCTTTTTACAATTTCTCTGCAATACGCAGTTTCGCTGAACGGGCGCGCGGGTTAAGCTCCAGCTCTTCCCCGGAAGGAACGAGCGGCTTGCGGTTAATTAACTTGAGAGTACCTTCAGCGCCGCATACGCAAAAAGGAAAGTCAGGCGGGCAAGTGCATCTGCTTAAATAGCTGCTGAAGATTTGCTTGCAAATCCGGTCCTCCAGAGAATGGAAGGTAATTACTGATACCCTTCCTCCGGGTGCCAGGCAGCGTACCGCTCCATGAAGTCCTTCCTCGAAAGCGCCAAGCTCGTCGTTCACGGCGATTCTCAGACCCTGAAAACTGCGTTTGGCGGGATGTCCACCCGTCCTGCGCGCAGCTGCAGGGATGCCTTCCTTAATCAGCTCAGCCAATTCGCCTGTACTTTCTACCGGCTGTTCCTCTCTTCGCTCCACAATTTTGCGGGCGATCCGCCGCGAGAACTTCTCTTCTCCGTATTGGAAAAGCACGCGGGCGATTTCCTGTTCGGTCCATGTATTGACGATTTCGGCTGCAGTCAGCTCTGCGGACTGGTCCATCCGCATATCAAGCGGAGCATCGTGATTATAGCTGAACCCCCGTTCCCCTTCATCGAACTGGGGTGAGGATACGCCAAGATCAAACAGGATTCCGTCGACCTGGGGAACGCCATCTTTTTGCGGCACAAAAGGAAGCTCCTTCAGCACCTGCTCAAGATCGCGAAAGTTGGTCTTAACCAGAACAACCTTCTCCCCGTATTCAGCCATCTTCTCCCTCGCATTGTTCAAAGCCCACTCATCCTGATCCAGACAGATCAGCCGGCCATCGCCGCTAAGCTTGGATGCGATAAGAGAACTGTGTCCGGCTCCTCCGAGCGTGCAGTCAACGTAAATCCCATCCTTCTTGATGTGCAGCCCTTCTGTCGCTTCTTCCTTAAGCACCGTGATGTGGTGAAACAAGCTGCATCCCTCCAGGGCAGTATTCGAATTGTGTTTGTGTATGTTATAGATCAAAATTGAAATCCACCAATTTTTCGGCAATCTCGTTGAACGATTCCTCTGACTGTTCGAAGTACTGCTCCCATAGCTCCTTGTTCCAGATCTCCACCCGGTTCGAAACGCCCAGAATAACACAGTCCTTGTCCAGCTTGGCATATTGCCGCAAATTCCC carries:
- the rsmH gene encoding 16S rRNA (cytosine(1402)-N(4))-methyltransferase RsmH; this translates as MFHHITVLKEEATEGLHIKKDGIYVDCTLGGAGHSSLIASKLSGDGRLICLDQDEWALNNAREKMAEYGEKVVLVKTNFRDLEQVLKELPFVPQKDGVPQVDGILFDLGVSSPQFDEGERGFSYNHDAPLDMRMDQSAELTAAEIVNTWTEQEIARVLFQYGEEKFSRRIARKIVERREEQPVESTGELAELIKEGIPAAARRTGGHPAKRSFQGLRIAVNDELGAFEEGLHGAVRCLAPGGRVSVITFHSLEDRICKQIFSSYLSRCTCPPDFPFCVCGAEGTLKLINRKPLVPSGEELELNPRARSAKLRIAEKL
- a CDS encoding penicillin-binding transpeptidase domain-containing protein, which translates into the protein MVKRIKLRTLFIGGCITLFFLVLVARVFWIQVLQSESWQEKAAEQWAHKSVIKAVRGTIEDRNGIVLASDVPAYTVVVDPAVIAELKIGEEVIQGLHDLLNKPVDQLKILVEAKDDKGNFLKNREVRTEGWKIDQEMKDKVDAFIEKLRKEHDILETGVGTVREQRRYYPKKTLAAHILGYTDRDGIAIAGLEKYFDKQLKGVDGKLYYQSDGKGFKLPDSQDTFQPVVNGSDFKLTIDSTIQYYIEEAMKKAYELYKPKSISVIAADPNTMEILGLANLPTFNPNEFWNSETKPGDFYNHAIMSRFEPGSTFKVVTLAGAVEENLFDPNAYFKSGQIKLKGLRKPIPDINRVGWGEITYLEGVKRSSNVAFVKLGYEMLGKERLLQYITDFGFKDKTGIDLPGEIIGLVNPDPNNVSENATLSYGHGKLLVTPIQQLTAVAAIANGGKLMVPHVVKEITDPNTGKTTVTQPEVVRQVISKESARETGSYLEQVVADLQHGTGRHAYIEGYRVAGKTGTAIKPDGKGGYDRDKVRSSFLGYAPVNDPKIAVYVIIDEPADAAGGGIAAGPVFQEIVSQALPYMGVPKMGDTSDTDSGKKTVKAQASVQRKAPDLTSKTVKAARELLINGGYDFETVGQGATVVSQYPEKGTVLATGQRIYLLTQQGEKQTIPDLRGQSLRDALEILNLLKIGIAVDGEGYVSEQTEGIKNGKPLVTLKLNPINEYGEDIPVTEPVEDAAEE